The genomic window TCGTATTTCCACACCACCTGTTTGCTCTGGCGATCCAATTCGACCACGGCGGCGGGCCCCTGTTGGACCATCAGGTTACCGTTTTCCAGCACGTGCAGGTCGTGGATGCCGCCCCAGGGGCGTTGCCACTGCACCGTGCCATCGGCCGCAAGGATGGTCAATTGGCCGTTGCCGTGCAAAGCCACACGGTGCCCGTCAGCGGCGGACGCGAGGGGAGCGGCGGCCAACGCCATCAGCGTCCCAAACGCCAAAGTGCCGACTGCCAGGCTGCGGAGAGAAAGTGTACCAGAGAGACGCATCGAAAATCCGTGATTGGGGTAGGAGGAGAAGAGGGTAAGTAGGGGGACGTAGTGTACGTTGCCCGCAGGGCAAACGCGAATTGGGCGGCCCGTGCAGGACGCCGCGAACCGGCCGGGGCCCAAACGGCGGGGATTGATCGGATTGCTCCTGGAGAAATGTTTTATTGGCTTGAGGAGGGGCGATTCGCTATGGTTGGGACGGACGGCTGGGGCAAACGCGAAGACATTTTTTTAGGTTGTACGGAATGAAGTTCATCGATAAGCGGACCGACCAGCCCCATTGCGGGCGTATTCGACGGGCTCTGTACGCGATCTTCTGCGGGTTATCACTGGCTGCCGTCGGAGGGGAGCACGCGGTCGCGGTTGAGCCACAGCAATCCGCCGGCGCTGCGGTCCTGCCCCTCGATACGGATTCGCCTGCTCCCGACAACACCGCTGACAACAAAACCGCAGACAGCAAGCCCACCACAACCGAGTCGGACGATCAAGCAGCCACAGCTGAAGCAGACGATCAAGCAGACGATCAAGCCGACGATCAAGCAGACGAGGGAGCGGCGATCACGCGACGCAAGTTGGCGCCGTTCCTGGCGGCCGCCGAGACCGCGCTGAAGCGTTTTGATAATGAAATCGCCGGCTACACCTGCTTGCTGATTAAAAGGGAACGCATTGATGACGACTTGAGCGACCATCAATTCTTGTGGATGAAGGTCCGCGAGAGGCGGCGGGACGGTGAGGAGTTAACGACGCCGCAGAGCGTTTATATTCGCTATTTAAAACCGTCGTACCTGGCGGGCAGAGAAATTCTGTACGTCGAAAACGAACGCAACGGCCGCGTCTTGGCTCGCAAGGGCGGCCGCCGTTTGCCCAATTTGACCATGCCGATTCGTCCGGATAGCTCGTTGGCGATGGCCCAAAGTCGGCAGCCGATCTCCAAAGCGGGGATTCGCTATCTGTTGGAAGACCTGGTGCAAAACATGCGTGACGAGCTGGTCGAAAGCGATTGCGTCCTGCACGAATACAAAGCGGCCAAGATGGACGGTCGACCCTGCCGTCATTTTGAAGTCCGTCAGCAGGTTCGCAAGCCCGGCTTGGAGTACCAGGTCGCGCGGGTGTTGTTGGACGAAGAACTGCGGCTACCGGTGTACTTTGCTTCCTACGCCTGGGCTGATCAGCCCGGCGGAGATCCCGTACTGCAGGAAGAGTACATGTTCACGCGGTTGAAGTTAAATCCGCAGCTGACGGATAAGGATTTTCAGCGAGACAATCCCGAGTACAAATTCAGCGAAGAAGACGACGAACAACCGCAGGATGACCTGAAGGAGCAGTTGGAAGACCCCGAGGCTAGTAAAGACTTGTAGCCGGCGGGACCCACTGATTTCGCAGCCAGCGTTGCTACTCCGCCGCCTGCAAAATTTCTAGCAGGTTTTTCGGTCGTGGTCGCGGCGGCATTTCGGCTGGCAGCCGGCGTTGCGCAGCGGAGTTTGCCCGCGGGGCAGGGGAGTCGTTCGGCGGTAACGACACGCTCGACAAACTAGACAGTTCGATGTCCGCCGGCGCTACCGCGCTGAGGCTTGTCGGAGTTGATTCGCCTGCCAACGCCGCGGTGATCGGTAGCGTTGCAGAGGCTTGCATCAGAGACGATTGTTCAAGCAATGCGTGTCCGGGATATTCGGGTCGCTCCAGCGTCTCGTTCATTTCCTGCGGCGCGCAGTTGGCGCAGTGAGCGATGGCCATGGCGGCTCGCATCTTGACGCGGTCGGAAAGTTCAGCGGGATTGCCGTCCGTGTCCTTGCTTTCCACACAGACCGTGAGCGCCTTCCTGATGGCTGGGCTACAGACAGGCAACGTGGCGATGGTGATGGCGGCTTCAAGTCGCACGCACTCGGAAGGGTCGGCTCGCAGCGCAGCGATCAACGTCGCTTCGACTTCCGGGTGGTAGCGAACGTCGATGTGCTTCAATTCCGCGATCGCCTGCTGGCGTTTGGGAGCTTGCAGTTTCACGGTCTTCACCTGAGCGGCGGTGCCTTCGGGGCCTGGTTGAGCTTTCTCGTCAGGATGCGGCTTTTTCTCCGCGGGCACCATCCCTCCCGTGGCCATGCTCAACGGTTTCCGCATTCCCGCAGTCAGCTTGCCGATCGGGCTTTGGCGAACCCGCGCGCAGAACCCACGCCGGGCGTCGCCAAGAATCTGTAACATCGAGGGATTTGCTGCGGGAGGAACCGCCTGTGAGGTGACGGGGGGCAATGCCGCGGCAGCCGTGGCCTCCGCCGTCGGCGCTGGAATGGGTTCGGCTTGTAGGGGCGAGCGAAGCGACGTTTGAGCGGAGGCGAAATGAACTGGCAACACGAACAACCCAATTAACGATAAGACGGCCGCGCAGCAACCAACGCCATGGCCGAACTCGACAGATTTTGCGGGTTTTGCCGAAGCGTCCAAATTCTGGCGAATTCGGCTACGGGGGATGGAGGTTGAGGCTGCGAGCGGAACTGGAAAAAACTTCACCCGTCGGGCTCCGGATCGGATGGCATACAAACAAGGCAGATAACTCGTTGCCAATACCTCGCGGAAGGCTCGAGCGTCAAGATCGCCATTCGCCCGTCCGCCGCCGACCGGTACGATTGCGAGCCTTCGCGGCAAGATTTTGGTGAGATTTGAGATTTGAGATTTCAAGCCTCAATACTCCCAAATCAGCCTTGAGGCGACGCAGTGTTTTTTCTTACACCTCCATCCCCGACCGATTTTCCCTTGCATTCCCATACGTATGCGCAGCATTGCTCTTCTCCGCCTCGTTGCCCTGCCATTTTTGTGGTCGTGCACGTCTGGGGCGGTGGGGCAGGAGTTTGCCAGTATTTCGCATATGGGAGACGATCTGCAGCTGGTCGTCGGCGAAGAGAATGTGGAGGAATTGACGCGTCCAGAGTATCCAGGCGAGCTGGACTTGGGAGGCGAGGTGTACTCCCAGGATTGGAATGACACCGGGACCTGCGACGCGTGTCGCTCGCGACGCCGCCATGGTCACAGTTCGAGTCGCGGCGGACGCCTGTTTGCTGCACTGTCCGATGCCCTGTGTGTTTGCGACGAATGCTATAAACCCGAATGGCACCTGTTGGAATCGGCTTCGTTCTGGATCAATTCCGCTCGACCACAAAATCGCACCCGAATCCGCTGGGACTATGGTCGCGACATGATGTTGGCCGATCGTGCCGAGTATTTCTGGGCTCGCAGCGGCGGTTTGGGCCCCAACCCTCCCGCCGGTAGCCAGAGCCTAAGAAGTCTGGACTATCACGAATTGAGTCATTACAGCGAAA from Roseimaritima ulvae includes these protein-coding regions:
- a CDS encoding DUF1571 domain-containing protein translates to MKFIDKRTDQPHCGRIRRALYAIFCGLSLAAVGGEHAVAVEPQQSAGAAVLPLDTDSPAPDNTADNKTADSKPTTTESDDQAATAEADDQADDQADDQADEGAAITRRKLAPFLAAAETALKRFDNEIAGYTCLLIKRERIDDDLSDHQFLWMKVRERRRDGEELTTPQSVYIRYLKPSYLAGREILYVENERNGRVLARKGGRRLPNLTMPIRPDSSLAMAQSRQPISKAGIRYLLEDLVQNMRDELVESDCVLHEYKAAKMDGRPCRHFEVRQQVRKPGLEYQVARVLLDEELRLPVYFASYAWADQPGGDPVLQEEYMFTRLKLNPQLTDKDFQRDNPEYKFSEEDDEQPQDDLKEQLEDPEASKDL